CCACACATCCACAACACCGTATATCCATCACCTATCATAGGATAAGAGATCGTATACAAACAACGTTACTCTCTTCTTTAATCACGCTTGCTAAAATTATTGATTTCGTCATTAAGTGATGGCGACTCCACGATGAACAAATGTCGAAAAATAACATATGCATAGTCCAATCAGCCATTCGGCTTTCAACTCAAAAGAGACTTTGTAGACCTAGATTTCAGACCATGGGAAGGACTAAGTAGTAAGCGATatactgtcaaaaaaaaaaaaaaaaaagtagtaagCGATATTGAACTCAAGTAATCCAAAAGATTTCGAAGTTTCATAAGTTACATGGTCAATAAATAGATAGATCTGATAATACAGAGTCAAAACCGTAATGACAGTAACAAACTAAGTAGaaatcgtagaatctgctttctGCTTTTTTGACGACTGTTCATCCACGTTCTTGTGTATTTTGGCTTCACGACGCTCCCTTTTCATTCCCTTAACTTTGTATGGCAGCGATGCTTCCCCAATCTACACACACCACCAAAATGTAAGGCATTGGTCATAAATGAGAAAGGGCAGGGTGAAGTGTGAAAACTGAGATCTGGAAATTGGCCATTAATGTTTAAACTAGCGAGCGTTGCTTCCTAGTTCCTACTTAGTGGATGGAAGCTACTATGTGGATGGAAACTTTATGGTATTTACATAAATTTAAGTGACCTAAGTGACGTTGTACTGGAGTGTCGAACTATAGAGTCAAACACAACATGCAGCCAAAATGAAGTAGCATAGATTATATTTGGATCTAACATCGGGTCAGTTGAGTTTAATACGGGTCATTTAAGTTTAATACATGTCATGTCAGTTTAACCGACATCGATTCGATGCAGGTCAGTTTTACAGGCTAAACAAATTATCAAAGTACAAGGAATCTCAAACAAAGATTAGTCGAGCTAACCTTTTGGTCTGGAATGTAAATCTTCCCAGTCTTGCCAAGTATAGGATCTCCCTTGACATTCTTTATCTGCACATGAGTACAATAATAAAGTTATAAACCAAAATGAAAACAGTGTCGACGGTGTtaaatttttgtttttcaagGGAAACACATACCTTCTTCTTTGTGCTGTCAGGGGCAGCCTTCATGGCTTCTTTCCTCAAGCCTTCATTAGGAAGACGGTGTCGTCTGACTACTAGATCCATGGAAGGGCCCACTTCAATGAGCTCTATTTTAGGAACACTGGTCCCAGATTTCCTAAGCCTCAATGCACAGTGAGTGAGAAACACCTTATTGGCAGAAACAGCAGTACATACATAAATACGGTCCACTCCCGCAAGATTCAAATTATTCACCACCTGCAAAATTCAATTCCATTCATTCCTTCACGGTTTCGTGCCAATTAGATAATAGTATAAATAAATTAGGTCAAATGCTGTAAATACCTCTCCTCTCAAGAGATCGAGCAGAACTTCCTTAAGATGTTTAAGTTCTTCATTGTTCTCAAATCCTTCCCCAATAAAAGCAACTAAAGGTTTGGATCCCATCTTTGGGGCAAACTTCTTGTCATATGAAAAAGATTGAATTGACTTGAAATTTTCAACACCAACCTCCACCAAGTCATAAATGTGGTGATCGTAGAACCGTCCCATAACAAGATTGTCTGGCCGCTTCTTGGAGTCTGAAGCGAACTGCAGAAGAACACCAAACAACAAATTAATTAGCCAAGAAAACCATGCATCTCATTTTCTCGCATATCTAACAACTTTGGAACAGAACCACtaacaaaaaataaaaacaaaaatttgCATCTCATTGTCTTGCAGAGGACATCACATCAAGGAAAAACTGATTTCATCTGTCTTTCCACTTCAGTATTTAGAGATTTTATGTGAGTGTCTCATGCAAACAATTTTCGTTTCTCTAGTCTCAACTTGCATACACTTACGACAAATAACCCTCATCTCAAATGTACTCCGCTGCATCGTGGTTGCCTCTTAAAACTTAAAAAAGCATTCAGAAGGCATGAAAGAAATGGGCAAGGCCATTTGGCAGTGAAACTATTATGAAGTAAATATTATCTAAACACAGGTTACTGGGGTAGGGCCGTAGGGGTATGCAGTAATGATCAAGTATTATTGATGAATCAAGATCACACGATAAAATTACTAGTATGATTGTTAATATAAACTCATTTTGTGTCCTTTCTGATATTTCAAGCCTCTAAATAAAATTTCCTGTatactttattttttttataagttATTAGATCATTAGATTATTAGGATATTTGCCTCTACAAAGCATGTTTCTACCCTTGTTAGAGGGCAGAGGCATACAGTTGTTAAACCGCTTCTAGTTCATCTGTGCACCTCCTGCCAGGGACTTGAGAATAATTACAGGCCAAAACATAATTGATGAACAACCAGCTGTCCTAAGCTGGCCTGCTAAATAGTTATAATTACTTTTCAATTGCCAAATCATATATTCGAACGCAATCAGAGCAGCCACTCAGATATCGTCCATCAAGGCTGAAGCCCCACTCAACCAAAACCATTTCAAAATGAAACAAGATATGAATTGATTGACAACTAACATGTCTGATCATGGGCACAAGCCATAACTTATAACATGAGGCTCAGTCTATTTTAGGTCATTACAAAAGAATGCCAGCTTTGACATGCTAAGATAAAAATTCATTATATTCTTATATCTTTAAAATGAAAGGAGCATTCTTACCTTTAGCTTGCCTGAACAGAATAGTTACTAATTCATTTAGAACACCCTTATAACTGAAAGGAGTAGGATCATTCTATATGATGTACCTATACGAAACATTTAATGGCATGCGACTAATgggattcacatgatatgcgccTTGTAAACCTTGATGTTTTAAGTATGTCTTCAAATGATAGAGGAATCAGTGGATTGCATTCAACATCTTTTACATTTTTTATAAGATTAGTAGTTTCTGGAAATTGCACAAATTTAATGGCATGAACAGTAATTAATAATTCATTTAGCTCACCCTTGTAACAAAACTCAGAAGCCACGAATATCCTTAACCTAACTTGACAGACCTTGACATCTTTACAGCATAATCCAAAGTCAACCAAGCTCTAAACATCAAGAAAGCTTTGTAGTAAGAACATTAAGATGGAATTATCTTTTGGATGCACTACGCCACTAGCTCAATCATACATGAAAACCAACACATTCTTCAGCATACACATACGCAGGAATCCACAATTTTTCTCCACCAATCCCTTCACTGCTAGAATAAGTAGCCTACATACTTATGAATCAATTTATTGAACTTCATAGCATTTATCTACATCTACACGTATATTGAATcttaaaactgaaataaaataatgAACAAGCAATAAATCAAATAGTTACACCCTACATGTACATCTAAACTCATCTGAATATAATCATAGAGCTACAAATAAACGGAAAAAAAAACGCTCATCCTTATTACCGCTTCTATTTAAACTCTTAGATCACCTAGCCCATCTCATCTCGAAACAAAACAGAACAAATCTACGATCATTACCATACCCACAAGCAATCATAATCAAACATCCTGGATGCAAATCCTATTAGAAGATTAACTCGACTTCTAATCGACTAGAGTATTcgatgacaacaacaacaacattaacccATTGTCTCAAGGGTTCCCGTATAGTAGAGTAAGAGGGCAGATGTACGCCACTATTACAACAACATTAACCCATTGCCTTAAGGACTGCCATACACTGCAATGTAAGGGGGGTCGGATGAACGCAGTATTACCCTTATGTTAGCAACACAAAAGACGTTATCTCCGCATATTTAAAATAGCATAAATATCCGCTAACTACACCACAAACGAACAATTACAACAACAAAAGAATGAAGAAGCTCACCACAAAGAGACCGCAATCGGTTTTCTGGGAAAAGAACTCCAAATTGGTCTCACCCCCAGCTTCAAAAGGCCTAATATTATCATTCTTCCTAGTATACTTAATTGATTCACCCTTCTTAAGAATGTGAATGTCAGTTAATACTTGATTTAACAAACTATTCGACTTTTTACCATGTAGTAACAACGTCTTCTTCTCCGTTTCCACCTGTAATATCAAATTCAATCAAATCTAAGTACAATCATACTATAAAACTACATATTATATAGAGTATGTAATTCACGATAAATTGGTATAAAAAAGTGTGAAATTAAAAACTTACGAGTTTGGGAGCGCGTTTTTCGAGCTCTCTTTTACCTCTATGGGTTTTTGCCGCCCTAATTGACAACATAATTTCTGCAAATAGAGAAGAAATTAGGGGAAAATGGAAGATTGGGAGAGAAATACAAGGATTGAAACCCTAATTATGTGGAATGAATGGAAACCTAATTTCGGCGGAGACGAGAGAGTGATAAGTCGAGAGTTCGGGGTTTTAGCCTTTGGGTTTTAGTTCTAGTTCAGGTCTTGTAAATCCCTTGACACTAGGCTTGTCAAACGGGTTGCGCAAATCGGTTCCAGATCAGGTGATACAGGTCGGGTTAAATATAAATCGGGCCAGGAAAATAACTCAAAATTTGTAGTGACCCGATTTCACCCAAATTTCATCTAAATATTTTTTGAATCGTATTTATTCTTGATCCTAATTATATGACCCAAAAACGATACCAAAATAACCTGTAACCAAATGACACATACTCAAACTAATTTAAACAGAAATAAGCCGCCCTCACTCTCCTTAGTATTCAGTATTCATTGACTTATTATAACTCACCTGAAACAAGTTTGAACCTGAATTGATTGACCAATCTTAAAACATACTATACAACATGTAACACTCCGTGTTTTTAATAGCATATTTACATAATTAATCCTGATATTATAATCTTAGAAGAGAAATTTAAATTTCATTCAATACCTTTTTAGCCTTCGAAACAAGCATTATAAGTTGCGACTTTTCATTCGCGCGTAACTTTAATCCATCTTCGTATTTTGGCCCCTATTTGCTCATCCGGACTCCGTTTAAGGCGAAACAAAAGCTTAAACTTATTATTTTTCCGAATCCGATAGAATGATAATATTTTCATCTGTCATTAACAACTTTAAAATCTTGAACCTGCTCGGTTTGTGCAAAGAGCCTTCATAGAATCATGGTGTTTATAAATTAATTCCATGATACCATGCAAACAAACAAGGATTGTTTTTACCTTCCCTATTTAAGTAGGGCAGCAACTTGTGACTCTTTCTCCTACCCCAATACATCCATTCTTATGAGGAGTCTAATCTTCCATCAGCtttttgtttatttcttcattcttgTGCATGGACTAGACATTTCACTCTTACacaaaacatgaccattgtcttTTGTGATGATTTCCAGTTGAATGAAAATGATCCGTGAACTTAGACACATGGAGTGACTAGTTTTACATCTTATTTAAAGTACCTAAGTTCACTTATTTCACACCCTGCTTCACTTGCTCAAAACTCCTTACGATATTTGCATACTCACATCTTCCATTTTTCCACGAAGCCCAAATTAAAACTTGTATACTTTTCATTCCCTTTTCTTTTCCTAACTCTTCCTTGATTATATAATTACTAGATTAATTAAGTAGATAATTTATTACTAacttgtttgtttttttgttgttatcatGGAATCAAAttagaggaggaagaggaagagcctATTGATCTAAGCATCTTTGATTACATTCAAGACCCGGATAACCTTTAAGGTAACCTAACCTAACCCTCTGCCTCGTAATTGTAGAATACTAGTAATCTAGTCAGGAGGCAAATAGACATATCCTGGTAGGATAGGTCTTTCTAACTAGTGTCATATATGTATTTTTAGTACGACATAATATTGCTTGTTACATGCATGTTACTTTCACATCTTGAATGAATCACTTAAATAAACTATTACGTGGAAAATTGTCAATGTGCCAATTATGTTCATAAGCTTATGTATTATGTTATCACCTCACGTTAAAAATGTACCTTTGAATAAATTATTTACTGTGCACTCACATGTTAGACCCACTAAAACAAAGTCAAAATGAAAATTTGTATGTATATGCTAACTTTTATGGAAAATGATGAAACTTCTTATTTGCACTCTTTTCGTTTCATGCATGATATGgagttgaaatttttatatgtatTACCCTCTGATTTATAGGATTTTTAGGCGCAGATCTTGTATCAATGCGATTTTTATTCTATTTTATAAAATTCCTACAAGCCTGAATGATGTACGAAATTCAGTAAATTATGTACCATTTTACAAATCATAAAAAAATTACAGGAGTTCACTTATATTATGAGGAATCACCTGGTAAAATGTTGTTAGAAAATACTTAGTTTAGGCCCCTTTTCGAAAATGAACAAAAAGGTCACTTTATAATCTAATCCGAATTTAATACCTTAAATTTATTTGGTGAAGTTACtttataaaaacaaaaatttaTTCAAGTGTAATACAGCAAGGAGAATATAAAAATAccttattaaaaataattatattaaattattcATTTTAAACTAAAACTACCTTGCTTAGTTATTTTAATAATTGTTTTAAGAGTTTAAGTAAATTTtattctaaaaaccgtttaagaaacAACCTTTAAAGATCTTAACAAATGTAAACGTGATTTTTAGCAATTTTGATGAAATTATTAAATTTTGGACTCAAATGCCTTTGAAGGTTTTATTTTAAAATACTCGTCTTCACCTTTAAATTTTGAGTAAATCAATATGATAATATAAGGACTCATTTGAATATTAAATAAAACCTTAAGGACTTGTCTCTAGTCATGCCTTGACTAATTAAAATATTAGTTAAGTTGTGACTCTGTGAGTCGACTAGGACGACCTTGGTTAAccattgactaattaattagtcAAGAGTTATTAAGTCAAAGTAAATTTATACTTGAAAATAATGTATCTAGCAATTTTAATCCTTGAATAACGAATTAGAAATAACGAATACCTTTCTAATATATTACTTGAATAAGATGTTCCAAATCTCAAATACGAACACTACTCGGTTAAGATTAATACCCATGAAATTCTCATGGAGTAAAagctgttggggctggtgtcctctacagtaaatctctaaaaggatcaaagggtatacttttgtattattatcagttggtccgcgtttatcaataacggttggcttgctagataagtttgacgttattgtcatactgatggcggtgatcaactgatccctaaaagtcacacctataggatacgtttgagagatgtgacggtatgaaaatacagtcatgttgatgcctaatttgactaaacagttagtcggagttattgactaataattagtcaaacgcgatgttgagataattatttaatacggattaaataataatggctaagacgaattaagcggttaattcgtaaattgaatataaacggttatatttaattaatgtatattgaattaattaattatacaatattgtcattgtcggacaagtattaatatatcgactgagtcatgttactggttgatattttaataaccgataaccgatgacgatttataataaaatcccgtcatatacatttagcgaaaatcgagtcggaccacgagttaagaataaggagaaagtggaaagcccacttcccccttCACTCAAACTCACGGCCGAATGGGACAAAAAGGAGGGCTTCTCctccttttgacctaaggcaTTTCATTTGcacacaaaattagggttttggagctctCTTCTTTGAAAtcctagatctctcatcgaaaaatctcacaaaagctctctcaatattgcaaggcaattagagagcaattctagcacaaggggcatagtctcagacgatcttgggtgcaacgattaggaggaatctactttgatttctgttcttaggccgaatttcaaaggacccgaggttgattct
This sequence is a window from Silene latifolia isolate original U9 population chromosome 8, ASM4854445v1, whole genome shotgun sequence. Protein-coding genes within it:
- the LOC141596663 gene encoding ribosome production factor 2 homolog, coding for MLSIRAAKTHRGKRELEKRAPKLVETEKKTLLLHGKKSNSLLNQVLTDIHILKKGESIKYTRKNDNIRPFEAGGETNLEFFSQKTDCGLFVFASDSKKRPDNLVMGRFYDHHIYDLVEVGVENFKSIQSFSYDKKFAPKMGSKPLVAFIGEGFENNEELKHLKEVLLDLLRGEVVNNLNLAGVDRIYVCTAVSANKVFLTHCALRLRKSGTSVPKIELIEVGPSMDLVVRRHRLPNEGLRKEAMKAAPDSTKKKIKNVKGDPILGKTGKIYIPDQKIGEASLPYKVKGMKRERREAKIHKNVDEQSSKKQKADSTIST